In the genome of Clostridium cagae, one region contains:
- a CDS encoding YibE/F family protein: MEIKKYKTDIIFIIVTLFLGIAIIYSSKYIFNSGFVQDKGNQGVGYYKAQVIKVNKEKLEEDKYIEDIELGYQEVKLKILDGPYKDNEYNVLNNISRLYNTKVKAGSKVIAALCIKDGNISDIMISSFTRSHVLITMGLLFLISILLVGGFRGLKAIVSLIFTIVSVIYLMLPLMLRGVSPILSSLIVAIISITITLILISGVNRKSTAAILGTLSGVIIAGIFAYIFGLWANLSGVNLADAESIMYISENAGLKIKGIMFAGILISALGAVMDVAMSISSSIFEIHSINNSMSISNLFKSGMNIGKDIIGTMANTLILAFAGGSLNLLILLYSSNMTFNRLMNLDVIGTEVIQGLAGSIGIILTVPITAIVTSYLCKYKKQI; encoded by the coding sequence GTGGAGATAAAAAAGTATAAAACAGATATTATATTCATAATAGTAACTTTGTTTTTAGGGATAGCTATTATATATTCATCAAAATATATATTTAATAGTGGATTTGTGCAAGATAAGGGAAATCAGGGTGTTGGATATTATAAAGCACAAGTAATTAAAGTTAATAAGGAAAAGCTTGAAGAGGACAAGTATATTGAGGATATAGAATTAGGGTATCAAGAAGTTAAATTGAAAATTCTAGATGGGCCATACAAAGATAATGAATATAATGTGCTTAATAATATAAGTAGACTTTATAATACTAAGGTAAAGGCCGGGAGTAAAGTAATAGCTGCTTTATGTATTAAAGATGGAAATATAAGTGATATTATGATTTCAAGCTTTACAAGAAGTCATGTATTAATAACTATGGGATTATTATTTTTAATTTCAATATTATTAGTAGGTGGATTTAGAGGATTAAAAGCAATTGTTTCATTAATATTTACAATAGTTTCTGTTATATATTTGATGCTTCCTTTAATGCTTAGAGGGGTAAGTCCTATATTGTCATCGCTTATAGTTGCAATTATTAGTATAACTATAACTCTTATATTGATATCAGGAGTAAATAGAAAGAGTACAGCAGCTATACTTGGAACTTTATCAGGAGTTATTATTGCAGGTATATTTGCTTATATATTTGGTTTGTGGGCTAATCTTTCAGGAGTTAATTTGGCTGATGCAGAAAGTATTATGTATATATCTGAAAATGCAGGTCTTAAAATAAAGGGAATAATGTTTGCTGGAATATTAATATCTGCTTTAGGTGCTGTAATGGATGTAGCTATGTCAATATCTTCATCTATATTTGAAATTCATTCTATAAATAATAGTATGTCAATAAGTAATTTATTTAAAAGTGGAATGAATATAGGAAAAGATATAATAGGAACAATGGCGAACACATTGATTTTAGCTTTTGCAGGTGGATCTTTAAATTTACTTATTTTATTATATTCTTCTAATATGACGTTTAATAGATTAATGAATTTAGATGTAATAGGGACAGAAGTAATTCAAGGACTTGCAGGAAGTATTGGAATAATATTAACGGTTCCAATAACAGCAATAGTTACTTCGTATTTATGTAAATATAAAAAACAAATATGA
- a CDS encoding N-acetylmuramoyl-L-alanine amidase family protein, which produces MKSARLKKITAAVMALSIIASVSPVGASAAWKQDNNGWWNDKESSYSVGWENINNTWYYFNQDGYMKTGWVNDNGAWYYTDASGAMKTGWVNDGGSWYYTSQSGSMQTGWINDNGSWYYTDNSGSMKTGWVSDNGKWYYTSSNGAMQTGVVKVDNKVYSLGQNGEMQKGNVVIEGKTYTFSESGECVSSEIPKIAKEFAPGNIDITTNQNANNTTNNNSGTEQKNDTEKVNDNTEKKSGGGSKHHNSSTDSYQSKLNIDKQDVSFNYEIKNNAEYDVKCDLYNSNNKIVDTIKWDKPDKLSGSNANIYITDILGEMNANDYIVSQIKNNNKGTILKSSKMQVVSKDKLTNEIINASTKKEDSKFNCTVQGKENFAAGTYVLYGFESDSNAYVKTVYCDGNTNTLEFKNVGYNWIKNGTGKIKLARVYDTQKVNDNLGNCKVQVSDYFTMK; this is translated from the coding sequence ATGAAAAGTGCTAGATTAAAAAAGATTACAGCGGCAGTAATGGCACTATCAATTATAGCTTCTGTATCTCCTGTTGGAGCATCAGCAGCATGGAAGCAAGATAATAATGGATGGTGGAATGACAAGGAAAGCTCTTATTCTGTTGGTTGGGAAAATATAAATAATACATGGTATTACTTTAATCAAGATGGTTATATGAAAACAGGATGGGTAAATGATAATGGAGCATGGTATTATACAGATGCTTCAGGTGCAATGAAGACAGGCTGGGTCAATGATGGTGGAAGTTGGTACTATACTTCTCAAAGTGGATCAATGCAAACAGGATGGATTAATGATAATGGGTCATGGTATTATACAGATAATTCAGGTTCAATGAAAACTGGTTGGGTAAGTGACAATGGAAAATGGTACTATACATCATCAAATGGAGCAATGCAAACTGGTGTAGTTAAGGTTGATAATAAGGTTTATTCATTAGGCCAAAATGGAGAAATGCAAAAAGGAAATGTGGTTATTGAAGGAAAAACATATACCTTCTCTGAAAGTGGAGAGTGTGTAAGTAGTGAAATCCCTAAGATAGCCAAGGAATTTGCGCCAGGAAATATAGATATAACTACAAATCAAAATGCAAATAACACTACTAACAATAATTCTGGAACTGAACAAAAAAATGATACTGAAAAAGTTAATGATAATACAGAAAAGAAATCAGGTGGTGGATCTAAGCATCATAATAGCTCAACAGATTCATATCAATCTAAATTAAATATAGATAAACAAGATGTATCTTTTAATTATGAAATTAAAAATAATGCTGAATATGATGTGAAGTGTGATCTTTATAATTCAAATAATAAGATTGTAGATACTATAAAGTGGGATAAGCCTGATAAATTAAGTGGATCAAATGCCAATATATATATAACTGATATATTAGGGGAAATGAATGCAAATGATTATATAGTATCACAAATTAAAAATAATAATAAAGGTACAATCCTTAAGTCATCTAAGATGCAGGTTGTAAGTAAAGATAAATTGACTAATGAAATAATTAATGCATCTACTAAAAAAGAAGATAGTAAATTCAATTGTACAGTTCAAGGCAAGGAAAATTTTGCAGCAGGAACTTATGTATTATATGGATTTGAATCTGATAGTAATGCATATGTAAAAACTGTTTACTGTGATGGAAATACTAATACATTGGAATTTAAGAATGTAGGTTATAACTGGATTAAAAATGGAACAGGTAAGATAAAGCTTGCAAGAGTTTATGATACTCAAAAAGTAAATGATAACTTAGGAAACTGTAAGGTTCAAGTTTCTGATTATTTTACTATGAAGTAA
- a CDS encoding 5'-methylthioadenosine/adenosylhomocysteine nucleosidase gives MTIGIIAAMAEELEILLKDLNLEEKKEKANMVFHKGTINNKNVVAVVCGIGKVNSAVCTQILISEYNVDKVVNVGVAGGIGKDIYPGDIVVAENLVQHDMDTSAFGDKIGQIPRLDTFDFKCDKDMVAAAKKSCEEISELNSFTGRIVSGDQFVANLEKIQWLEKEFGAISCEMEGASIAQVCYLNSIPFVVIRSISDNANNGAHMDYEKFTPIAVKNSTNILKNMLKKL, from the coding sequence ATGACAATTGGAATAATTGCTGCTATGGCAGAAGAATTAGAAATATTATTAAAAGACTTAAATCTTGAAGAAAAAAAAGAAAAAGCAAATATGGTTTTTCATAAAGGAACTATAAATAATAAAAATGTTGTTGCTGTTGTTTGTGGAATAGGTAAAGTAAATTCAGCAGTATGTACTCAAATATTAATATCTGAATACAATGTTGATAAAGTTGTTAATGTTGGTGTTGCTGGCGGTATTGGTAAAGATATTTACCCAGGAGACATTGTTGTTGCTGAAAATTTAGTACAACACGATATGGATACTTCAGCATTTGGAGATAAGATTGGTCAAATTCCAAGACTTGATACATTTGATTTTAAATGTGATAAAGATATGGTTGCTGCTGCAAAAAAATCTTGTGAAGAAATATCTGAATTAAATAGCTTTACTGGAAGAATAGTTTCTGGAGATCAATTTGTAGCTAACTTAGAAAAAATCCAATGGCTTGAAAAAGAATTTGGAGCTATTTCTTGCGAAATGGAAGGTGCTAGCATAGCTCAAGTTTGTTACTTAAACTCAATTCCATTCGTAGTTATTAGATCAATTTCTGATAATGCAAATAATGGAGCTCATATGGATTATGAAAAATTCACTCCAATTGCAGTTAAAAACTCAACTAATATACTTAAAAATATGTTAAAAAAACTATAA
- a CDS encoding tRNA threonylcarbamoyladenosine dehydratase encodes MLEHSLVRTELLVGKDSLDKLKNSKVMIFGIGGVGSFTVEALARSGVGELILVDNDTISLTNLNRQIHATYNTIDEPKVEAMKERILSINKDCNVITHQTFVNRDNIPEIIPADVDYIVDAIDTVTSKLALAEHCYKNNIRIMSSMGTGNKLDPTQFKVTDVFKTKVCPLAKVMRCELKKRGVEKLKVVYSEEMPLRPSVDNSVACNSEENDNGTDENKIVIKKRQTPGSMSFVPPVAGMIIAGEVIKDILNIKK; translated from the coding sequence ATGTTAGAACATTCTTTAGTAAGAACAGAATTATTAGTAGGAAAAGATAGTTTAGATAAATTAAAAAATAGTAAGGTAATGATTTTTGGAATTGGTGGGGTAGGAAGCTTTACTGTTGAAGCACTTGCAAGATCAGGTGTTGGTGAATTAATATTAGTTGATAATGACACAATTTCTTTAACAAACTTAAATAGACAAATTCACGCTACATACAATACAATAGATGAACCTAAAGTTGAAGCAATGAAGGAAAGAATTCTTTCTATAAATAAGGATTGCAATGTTATTACTCATCAAACATTTGTTAATAGAGATAATATACCTGAAATAATTCCAGCAGATGTTGATTATATAGTAGATGCAATAGACACGGTAACATCAAAACTTGCTTTAGCAGAACATTGTTATAAAAATAATATAAGAATAATGAGTTCTATGGGAACAGGAAATAAATTAGATCCTACACAATTTAAAGTTACTGATGTATTTAAAACAAAGGTATGCCCTTTAGCAAAAGTAATGAGATGTGAACTTAAAAAAAGAGGCGTAGAAAAATTAAAAGTAGTTTATTCAGAAGAAATGCCACTAAGACCTAGTGTTGATAATAGTGTAGCTTGTAATTCTGAAGAAAATGATAATGGAACTGATGAAAATAAAATAGTAATAAAGAAAAGACAAACACCAGGAAGTATGTCTTTTGTGCCACCAGTTGCAGGAATGATAATTGCAGGAGAAGTTATAAAAGATATTTTAAATATTAAGAAATAA